Proteins found in one Amycolatopsis umgeniensis genomic segment:
- a CDS encoding aliphatic sulfonate ABC transporter substrate-binding protein, which yields MSTHHRTRLLAAAFAALTLAGGIAGCSRADSGAPAEQKSQGAAGEVRVGYFPNVTHAPALIGVKNGFFAKELGSTKLTTQTFNAGPEEVNALLGNSLDIAFIGSGPAINAFTKSKGAIQLVSGAVTGGAQLVVKPEITTPEQLTGKNIATPSLANTQDVALKKFIAEKKLPDVKITNLDNPKTFDAFKKGELDGGWLPEPWSSRLVLDAGAKVLLDEKTLWPEGKFPTTVVIVRSEFLQQHPETVTAILKGELAAIDWAKTSPAEAKKVVNGELKALAGSTLNEAVLDRAFSGIELGIDPVASTFAQLAKDSVTAGVVKSAVDLKGFADFGPLNAVLKEQGKPGVDAPGLTK from the coding sequence GTGAGCACCCACCACAGAACACGCTTGCTGGCCGCGGCCTTCGCCGCCCTGACCCTGGCCGGCGGTATCGCGGGGTGTTCACGCGCGGACAGCGGCGCACCGGCGGAGCAGAAGAGCCAGGGCGCCGCGGGCGAGGTGCGCGTCGGGTACTTCCCGAACGTGACCCACGCGCCCGCGCTGATCGGCGTGAAGAACGGCTTCTTCGCCAAGGAACTCGGCTCGACGAAGCTCACCACCCAGACGTTCAACGCCGGGCCCGAAGAGGTCAACGCGCTGCTCGGCAACTCGCTCGACATCGCCTTCATCGGCTCCGGCCCGGCGATCAACGCCTTCACCAAGTCCAAGGGCGCCATCCAGCTCGTCTCCGGCGCGGTCACCGGCGGCGCGCAGCTCGTGGTGAAGCCCGAGATCACCACGCCCGAGCAGCTCACCGGCAAGAACATCGCGACGCCGTCGCTCGCGAACACCCAGGACGTCGCGCTCAAGAAGTTCATCGCCGAAAAGAAGCTGCCCGACGTCAAGATCACCAACCTCGACAACCCGAAGACGTTCGACGCCTTCAAGAAGGGCGAGCTCGACGGCGGCTGGCTGCCGGAGCCGTGGTCGTCACGGCTGGTGCTGGACGCGGGCGCGAAGGTACTGCTGGACGAGAAGACCCTGTGGCCGGAAGGCAAGTTCCCGACCACCGTCGTGATCGTCCGCAGCGAGTTCCTGCAGCAGCACCCGGAGACCGTCACCGCCATCCTCAAGGGTGAACTCGCCGCCATCGACTGGGCGAAGACCAGCCCCGCGGAGGCGAAGAAGGTGGTCAACGGAGAACTCAAGGCACTCGCGGGCAGCACACTGAACGAGGCCGTTCTCGACCGCGCGTTCTCCGGCATCGAACTCGGCATCGATCCGGTGGCGTCGACCTTCGCCCAGCTCGCGAAGGACTCGGTGACCGCCGGCGTGGTGAAGTCCGCGGTGGACCTCAAGGGGTTCGCCGATTTCGGCCCGCTCAACGCCGTGCTCAAAGAGCAGGGCAAGCCCGGCGTGGACGCGCCCGGGCTGACGAAGTGA
- a CDS encoding ABC transporter permease — translation MPRLDRPDTAVEDADEAVGAGLDSLDTPAGERREGRGKRFLRGFVPPLLFLVLLVVVWQILWAAAFWSESMLPAPLAVWDELVDITSTGEIFEFVWTSVHRAALGFLIGVVIGTPLGLLVAKVRLVRAAVGPFLTGLQSLPSVAWVPAAILWFGLNDASIYFVVLLGSVPSIANGLVSGIDQIPPILPRVGQVMGANRLSSARHILLPAALPGFLAGLKQGWAFSWRSLMAAELIALSPALGKGLGAYLNEGSSFNSMEGVISAIFLILLVGVGIELLVFRPLERSVLRARGLTASL, via the coding sequence ATGCCGCGGCTTGACCGCCCCGACACCGCGGTGGAAGACGCCGACGAGGCCGTCGGCGCGGGGCTCGACTCACTCGACACGCCCGCCGGCGAACGCCGGGAGGGCCGGGGCAAGCGGTTCCTGCGCGGTTTCGTGCCGCCGCTGCTCTTCCTGGTCCTGCTGGTCGTGGTGTGGCAGATCCTGTGGGCCGCCGCGTTCTGGTCGGAGTCGATGCTGCCCGCGCCGCTCGCGGTGTGGGACGAGCTCGTCGACATCACGAGCACCGGAGAGATCTTCGAGTTCGTCTGGACGTCGGTGCACCGCGCCGCGCTGGGCTTTCTCATCGGCGTGGTCATCGGGACCCCGCTCGGCCTGCTGGTGGCGAAGGTCCGCCTCGTCCGCGCCGCGGTCGGGCCGTTCCTGACCGGGCTGCAAAGCCTCCCGTCGGTGGCGTGGGTGCCGGCGGCGATCCTGTGGTTCGGGTTGAACGACGCCTCGATCTACTTCGTCGTCCTGCTGGGTTCGGTCCCGTCGATCGCGAACGGTCTCGTCTCGGGTATCGACCAGATCCCGCCGATCCTGCCTCGGGTCGGGCAGGTGATGGGGGCCAACAGGCTGTCCTCGGCCCGGCACATCCTCCTGCCCGCCGCGCTGCCCGGTTTCCTGGCGGGACTCAAACAGGGCTGGGCGTTCTCGTGGCGTTCGCTGATGGCCGCCGAGCTGATCGCGCTGTCCCCGGCGCTGGGCAAGGGCCTCGGCGCGTATCTCAACGAAGGCTCGTCGTTCAACAGCATGGAAGGCGTGATCTCGGCGATCTTCCTGATCCTGCTGGTCGGCGTCGGCATCGAATTGCTGGTGTTCCGCCCGCTGGAGCGTTCGGTCCTGCGTGCTCGTGGTCTCACGGCGTCCCTTTAG
- a CDS encoding ABC transporter ATP-binding protein yields MTTTLEPGLSTGVAVRLDGVRKAFGPTGRAVVALDGMDLTVAPGEFVCLLGASGCGKSTLLNLVAGLDRPTSGSITLETSRPAVMFQEAALMPWLTAARNVELPLRLAGFGRTERREKAAELLELVRLGGAGDKRPHELSGGMRQRVALARALAATLRVGGDPEQSLLLMDEPFAALDAITRDVLQGELLRVYRSTGTSVLFVTHDVREAVRLGQRVVLLSSRPGRVVREWRDVQASDAEELTLEITGHLREVISTHAAA; encoded by the coding sequence ATGACGACCACCTTGGAGCCCGGCCTGTCCACCGGTGTCGCCGTGCGTCTCGACGGGGTCCGGAAGGCGTTCGGCCCCACCGGCCGCGCCGTCGTGGCCCTCGACGGGATGGATCTGACGGTCGCCCCCGGCGAGTTCGTCTGTCTGCTCGGCGCGTCCGGCTGCGGCAAGAGCACGCTGCTGAACCTGGTCGCCGGCCTCGACCGGCCGACGTCGGGCTCGATCACGCTCGAGACCTCCCGTCCCGCGGTGATGTTCCAGGAAGCCGCGCTGATGCCGTGGCTGACCGCGGCCCGCAATGTGGAACTCCCGCTGCGTCTCGCCGGTTTCGGCCGGACAGAGCGCCGTGAGAAGGCCGCTGAACTGCTTGAGCTCGTCCGCCTCGGCGGAGCGGGCGACAAGCGGCCGCACGAGCTGTCCGGCGGGATGCGGCAGCGGGTCGCGCTCGCCAGGGCGCTGGCCGCGACCCTGCGTGTCGGCGGTGACCCGGAGCAGTCGCTGCTGCTGATGGACGAGCCGTTCGCCGCGCTCGACGCCATCACCCGCGACGTCCTGCAGGGCGAACTGCTGCGCGTCTACCGCAGCACCGGCACGTCGGTGCTGTTCGTGACCCACGACGTCCGCGAGGCCGTCCGGCTCGGGCAGCGGGTCGTGCTGCTCTCGTCGCGGCCGGGCCGGGTCGTGCGGGAATGGCGCGACGTCCAGGCCTCCGACGCCGAAGAGCTGACGCTGGAGATCACCGGTCACCTCCGGGAGGTGATCAGTACCCATGCCGCGGCTTGA